The Proteiniborus ethanoligenes DNA window AACGCTTAACACTTTATTCAATAATCTCACCTCATAGTTATTTTTCTAATATCTATTACTGATTCCTTTAGTATTTCAATAGCATAGTCTATTTCCTCTATAGTATTATAATGTGAGAAGCTAAATCTAATTGCTCCTTCTATTTCAGCATCACTTAGTCCTATTGCTTCTAGGACATGACTCTTTTTCTTTCCATGAGAGGAGCAAGCAGATGCTGTAGACACATAAACCCCTTTATCCTCTAAGTAATGCAGCAATACCTCTCCCCTTACTCCAATAAATGAAATATTTAAAATATGAGGAGCACATCTGTCATCTTGTAAACTATTTATTTTAATACCTTCAATATTTGATTTCAAATTTGTTAGAAAATAATTCTTAACTTCTTTAATATGCTGTATCTCTTTGTCATATGTCTCTTTTAATATTTGAATAGATTTACCAAACCCAACTATTCCAGGTACATTTTCTGTGCCAGACCTTAATCCGTTTTCTTGACTCCCTCCAAAAGATATAGGCTCAAGAGCTATGTCTTTCTTCACATACAGCCCCCCAACCCCCTTTGGTCCATGAACCTTGTGGCTGCTAAAGGAAAAAGTATCTACCTTCAGTTTTTTTACATCTGTTTCTATCTTTCCAAAAGCTTGTATCCCATCTACATGAAGATTTGTATCTTTATTCTTTTGCTTAACAATTTGGCTAATACTTTCTATAGGTAAAACAGTACCTATTTCATTGTTTACCATCATTATAGATACTAGTATAGTATTTTCATTTATAATTTCCTTTAATTGTTCTAAATCTATCATGCCATGCGCATTTAAATCTAAATAAGTTATTTTTAATCCCTTATTTTCATAATGCTTTAGTACTTTTAGTACAGAAGAATGTTCAAATTTACTTGTTATTATATGATTGCCTCTTTTTATGTTTTTATTGATTAAGCCTTGTATTGCAATATTATTTGATTCAGTTCCACCAGATGTAAAGAATATCTCACTTTTATTGCATTTTAGAAAATCAGCAATATTTTTTCTAGAACTCTCTATTTTTCTTTCGGCTTCCAATCCCATTCTATGAAGTGATGATGGATTACCATATTCATATTTCATCATACTGATTACTTCATCAATCGCTTCGTCTCTTGGTCTTGTAGTAGAGCTATTATCTAAATATACCTTCATTAAATCACCTCAAGTGTATTCCAAAATAAAAAACAAGCTTTTTATTCTATATTTAGTATTTTGTAAATTTTCAATAATTATATACCCCAGCTAATTTTGCTAATATGTTAGCTATACCTTACTATTATATATAAATATTGTAAAAGTTTAAAGTCTAGTTAACAAACTTATATAAATTTTAAATGTTTTTAATTAAAATTGTTGCAGAGTCTGTCGCATTTTGTTATAATTTGTTTGAGGCTACACCCCTGGTAGCCTTTATAAAGATCTCTATTCCCAATACCCCTTTTGAACGGTTTACTTTGCATCCTATTTCGAAGGTAGGAATGCACAAAAAAGACCCTAAGGGGTCTTTTTTGTATTTATGCATAAATTGTTATTTTAAATTATTTTCATTTGTTTCCAATACTTTATTTTTTATGGTAGAATTATATTGGATTAAATTCGTTTCCATAGGAGGGCTAAAAGTGGGTAATAAGGTGGCAGTAATTTTTACAGGTGGTACAATTTCTATGAAGGTAGACCCAAGATTGAATGCTGCGATTCCTGGTCTAACTAGTGAAGAAATAATGGGGATGGTGACTAATATAGAGAAATTCACTGAAATTGAAAGGATAAATTTTGGTGAATATCCTGGTCCTCATATAGATCCAGAAATGATGATGGAATTGTCAAAGCTTGTTAAAAACACTATCTCAAGAGATGATATAACAGGTGTAGTTGTCACTCACGGTACCGATACTCTTGAAGAAACAGCTTATCTTCTTGACCTGACAATAAAACCTAAAAAGCCAATTGTTATTGTTGGGGCTATGAGAAACTCTTCTGAGCTAGGATATGATGGACCAAGCAACTTATCAGCGGCAATTTGTACCGCTATCTCTAAAGAAGCCGTTAATAAAGGTGTTCTTGTTGTTATGAACAATGAGGTTAATGCTGCATCTGAAGTAACTAAAACAAATACACTTTCTCTTGATACTTTTAAATCTCCTGAGTTTGGACCTTTGGGAATCGTAGATAATGATGAAGTTATATTTTATAGAGATATTATAAATCATGACCATATTGAAACCGAAAACATTGAATCTAAGGTTGCGCTGCTAAAAAGTGTTGCAGGTATGGATTCTGACTTAATAGATTATTGTATAGGTGCTGGATATAAGGGTATTGTAGTAGAGGCCATGGGCCGTGGAAATGTTCCTATCGAAATGTATAAAGGTATCAAAAGAAGTATTGAAAAAAATATACCTGTAGTTATTGTGTCAAGATGTCCTACTGGCAGAGTTCTTGACACTTATGGTTATCCTGGTGGTGGTAAAAATTTAAGAAATATCGGGGCAATCTTTGGGAATAATCTTCCAGGACAAAAAGCTCGTATAAAGCTTATGCTTCTTTTAAGCATATATAATGATATTCAAACTATTAAAGACATATTTGAAAAGGACATATACACAAAATAGATAAAGAATCGGCTTGGTATAATTCAAGCCGATTCTTTATCCTCTAGTAAAACCTCTGCCCCTTCTGTTTAAATACATTTCAACATGGGCTAAACGTTTATCTATGTCCTGTGCAAATTCTGATTGGTTCAATTGTTTTTCATCTTTTGTTTTATGCTCTGTTTTAATGTTTTGGATTTCATCTTTTATTGACAATAAATCATTTTCTATTTTAGTAATCTTTTCATTTAATTCCTTTATTTCTTTTTGAATATCATAAGAATCCTCCATTTTGTTCACTTCCTTCTCCCATTTAATCTCTGTCTCAATCATGTTTTCATCCTCGTCTTTTTTTTTAAGCTGAGATTTTAGTGGAACTTCTAGTGCAGCTTTAATATCACCAAAGCCAATAAATGAAATATCCTCTCCATACGTGCCAAATGTATAATTAAGTCTATAATCATTTAAAATAGATATATTATTAGTAAGAAATTTATATCTAGCAAAATTATCTCTTTTCGAACTCTCCCATATATATGGAGGACTGAAGCTTAGTCCACTATCATTTGAAAAGCAGCTTAAGACACTATTGTATTCTATCCATGTAATCCATAGGGTTTCCCTACTATATACAAAGTTTGGATACATACAATTTGCTGGATTTGATAAAACATGTTCATATTGCTTTACTAAATTTTCACCTGAAATATTGTATTTTTCATATTTCACCACAAAATTTCCTTCTATGAACTGACTATAGCATAAGTCTATTTCCTTGTTGTCATAGCTAATCATATCTAAATATATTTTCATATTATTATCTGCAGTAATTTGTACTTTGTCTGACCATGTGCAGGTATGTATATCATATAAACTGATAAAAATTTGCTCATTATTATCTGCGATATCGTAATAGCTAATTATTAGCTTTCCATCTGTTTCAACTATTGATATTGGGTTTATTATCTCCCTTTTACGAATGTTAGAAACCACATGTGTCTTCCATATATCCCCTAATAAATAATGATGATATATTCTTAGTATCTCATTCTCTTCTTCAGATTCCACGCAATATATAATATGGGTTTGTTCATC harbors:
- a CDS encoding cysteine desulfurase family protein gives rise to the protein MKVYLDNSSTTRPRDEAIDEVISMMKYEYGNPSSLHRMGLEAERKIESSRKNIADFLKCNKSEIFFTSGGTESNNIAIQGLINKNIKRGNHIITSKFEHSSVLKVLKHYENKGLKITYLDLNAHGMIDLEQLKEIINENTILVSIMMVNNEIGTVLPIESISQIVKQKNKDTNLHVDGIQAFGKIETDVKKLKVDTFSFSSHKVHGPKGVGGLYVKKDIALEPISFGGSQENGLRSGTENVPGIVGFGKSIQILKETYDKEIQHIKEVKNYFLTNLKSNIEGIKINSLQDDRCAPHILNISFIGVRGEVLLHYLEDKGVYVSTASACSSHGKKKSHVLEAIGLSDAEIEGAIRFSFSHYNTIEEIDYAIEILKESVIDIRKITMR
- a CDS encoding asparaginase: MGNKVAVIFTGGTISMKVDPRLNAAIPGLTSEEIMGMVTNIEKFTEIERINFGEYPGPHIDPEMMMELSKLVKNTISRDDITGVVVTHGTDTLEETAYLLDLTIKPKKPIVIVGAMRNSSELGYDGPSNLSAAICTAISKEAVNKGVLVVMNNEVNAASEVTKTNTLSLDTFKSPEFGPLGIVDNDEVIFYRDIINHDHIETENIESKVALLKSVAGMDSDLIDYCIGAGYKGIVVEAMGRGNVPIEMYKGIKRSIEKNIPVVIVSRCPTGRVLDTYGYPGGGKNLRNIGAIFGNNLPGQKARIKLMLLLSIYNDIQTIKDIFEKDIYTK